The Clostridioides sp. ES-S-0010-02 genome window below encodes:
- a CDS encoding CapA family protein, producing MKNKLVYICIMSLLLFVVGCSNNSEKENNIKKDSNNNQSQVEEQKREPVKQDITISFTGDVTMGNYKGSSYYGSFNHEFERQGKDYDYFLKNVKSIFEKDDLTVVNLEGPLTNASKAKEKKFAFKGKPEYINILKSGSVEAVSVANNHSEDYFEEGMKDTKFILDENKINYFGLGKDAVIDVNGIKVGLLGYNGLSTEYNEKNLKQMEDDIKAIKEKSDVVMVYFHWGIELEYSPDKKQKDFAHYAIDNGADLVIGSHPHVVQGIEKYKDKYIAYSLGNFCFGGNKNPSDTDSYIYQQTFTFSDNKLSSIKEPNIIPTAITSSSSRNNYQPKVLDGSEKDRVLNKLEKISKDLNN from the coding sequence ATGAAAAATAAGTTAGTTTACATATGTATTATGAGTTTATTGTTATTTGTAGTAGGGTGTTCTAATAATTCTGAGAAGGAAAATAACATTAAAAAAGATTCTAATAATAATCAAAGTCAGGTTGAAGAACAAAAAAGAGAGCCTGTAAAACAAGATATAACTATAAGTTTTACTGGTGATGTAACTATGGGAAACTATAAGGGTTCATCATACTATGGTAGTTTCAACCATGAATTTGAAAGACAAGGAAAAGATTATGATTATTTTCTTAAAAATGTAAAATCTATATTTGAAAAAGATGATTTAACAGTAGTTAACTTAGAAGGTCCTCTTACTAATGCATCAAAGGCGAAAGAGAAGAAGTTTGCATTTAAAGGCAAACCAGAATATATAAACATTTTGAAGTCTGGAAGTGTAGAGGCAGTAAGTGTTGCAAATAACCATTCAGAGGATTATTTTGAAGAAGGTATGAAAGATACAAAGTTCATACTGGATGAAAATAAGATAAATTATTTTGGTTTAGGTAAAGACGCAGTAATAGATGTTAATGGAATTAAAGTAGGTTTATTGGGATATAATGGATTGTCAACTGAATACAATGAAAAAAACTTAAAACAAATGGAAGATGATATTAAAGCCATAAAGGAGAAGTCAGATGTTGTTATGGTTTATTTTCACTGGGGAATAGAACTGGAATATTCTCCAGATAAAAAACAAAAAGATTTTGCTCATTATGCAATAGATAATGGTGCAGACCTGGTTATAGGCTCTCATCCTCATGTAGTTCAAGGTATAGAAAAGTATAAAGATAAGTATATAGCTTACAGTTTAGGAAATTTTTGTTTTGGAGGAAATAAGAATCCTTCTGATACAGATAGCTATATATATCAACAAACCTTTACCTTCTCAGATAATAAACTATCTTCAATTAAAGAGCCAAATATAATACCAACAGCAATAACATCTAGCAGCTCTAGGAATAATTATCAACCAAAAGTACTAGATGGAAGTGAGAAAGATAGAGTTTTAAATAAGCTAGAAAAAATAAGTAAAGATTTAAATAATTAA
- a CDS encoding 4Fe-4S binding protein, which produces MAYKITDACISCGACEAECPVSCISAGDDAYVIDAGSCIDCGSCAGACPVDAPQPE; this is translated from the coding sequence ATGGCATATAAAATTACTGACGCTTGTATAAGCTGTGGTGCTTGTGAGGCTGAATGCCCTGTTAGCTGTATATCAGCTGGAGACGACGCATATGTTATAGATGCTGGTTCTTGTATAGACTGTGGTTCTTGTGCAGGAGCTTGTCCTGTAGATGCACCTCAACCAGAATAA
- a CDS encoding ABC transporter ATP-binding protein encodes MFRCLGGKLLKNKKNIKKFLRMVFKNNRVVIMMAFIIVLTISALDLVIPQVIKIILDDAIQLGNVELLIKLVIVFSVIKITVALSEIALQYIYSKMKKRITINLKLKLLKHLSKLSGNYYTNIKSGNILTILENDIFIVENFGIEMIFSLIVNVITAFSALVFLVNIRFDLLLIVLVIQIVIIFSQSKFTKKIALKTKEIRTDSGDVSNLVQEYVSNMMNIVISKSVLKFFRTYVKKEKGIVDKWIRLNTIISTNISIAMILSSLITISIYCYGGIKIIKGEMSIGELIAFQQYTSMLIMPCTSIIKSNTRIQQASVSIDRIFNALDEPVIIKQNNNGNRCKENFVGNIEFKNVEFSYDNEIKTIDNLTLEFKNGKTTALVGSSGCGKSTIARLIFRLWDIDKGSIKVDDVDLKDYNLVDIRKQISVITQDLLLFDDTIFNNLTLGNKNISKNDVEYICKKIDVYDFISNLENSFETIVGEKGVKLSGGQKQKISIARALLSNSKILIFDEATSALDNISQRDILKNINEFLKNKTTIIIAHRLSTIKNVDKIYVIKDGKSVEEGTHEELINTGKYYYSFLNEQEYECGIG; translated from the coding sequence ATGTTTAGATGCTTGGGAGGTAAACTTTTGAAAAATAAAAAAAATATAAAGAAATTTCTAAGAATGGTTTTTAAAAATAATAGAGTTGTTATTATGATGGCATTTATTATCGTATTGACAATATCTGCTTTGGATTTAGTAATTCCTCAAGTGATAAAAATTATATTAGATGATGCTATACAACTAGGGAATGTAGAATTGCTGATAAAGCTTGTTATAGTATTTTCTGTAATAAAGATAACCGTGGCATTATCTGAAATAGCTCTACAATATATATATTCAAAGATGAAAAAAAGAATAACAATAAATCTAAAATTAAAGCTACTAAAACATCTATCAAAACTATCTGGCAACTATTACACAAATATAAAATCTGGAAATATATTAACCATATTAGAAAATGACATATTTATAGTTGAGAATTTTGGGATAGAAATGATATTTTCTTTGATTGTAAATGTTATAACAGCTTTTTCGGCATTAGTATTTTTAGTTAATATTAGATTTGATTTATTACTTATAGTTTTAGTAATTCAGATAGTAATAATATTTAGTCAATCGAAATTTACAAAAAAAATAGCACTTAAGACAAAAGAAATAAGAACAGATTCAGGAGATGTGTCAAACTTAGTTCAAGAATATGTTTCTAATATGATGAATATAGTGATATCAAAATCAGTATTAAAGTTTTTTAGAACATATGTAAAAAAAGAAAAAGGAATAGTAGATAAATGGATAAGGCTCAATACAATAATTTCAACAAATATTTCAATAGCAATGATATTGAGCAGTTTAATAACAATATCAATTTATTGTTATGGAGGAATAAAAATAATAAAGGGGGAAATGAGTATAGGGGAACTTATTGCATTTCAACAATATACAAGTATGCTGATTATGCCTTGCACAAGTATAATTAAGTCTAATACTAGAATTCAACAGGCATCAGTCTCCATAGATAGGATATTTAATGCATTGGATGAACCAGTAATTATAAAACAAAATAATAATGGAAATAGGTGTAAAGAAAATTTTGTAGGCAATATCGAATTTAAGAATGTTGAATTTTCCTATGATAATGAGATTAAGACTATAGATAATCTAACTTTAGAGTTTAAAAATGGAAAAACAACTGCATTAGTTGGATCTAGCGGATGTGGTAAATCTACAATAGCTAGGTTGATATTTAGACTTTGGGATATTGATAAAGGAAGTATAAAAGTAGATGATGTTGATTTAAAGGATTATAATTTAGTGGATATAAGAAAACAGATATCTGTTATAACTCAAGACTTACTATTATTTGATGATACAATTTTCAACAATTTAACTTTAGGGAATAAAAATATATCTAAAAACGATGTAGAGTATATCTGTAAAAAAATCGATGTGTATGATTTTATAAGTAACCTTGAGAATAGTTTTGAAACTATAGTTGGAGAGAAAGGTGTAAAACTATCTGGAGGACAGAAACAGAAAATATCTATTGCAAGAGCGTTGCTAAGCAATTCTAAAATATTGATATTTGATGAAGCAACATCAGCATTGGACAATATATCACAAAGAGATATATTAAAAAATATAAATGAGTTTTTGAAAAATAAAACAACTATAATTATAGCACATAGACTATCGACAATAAAAAATGTAGACAAGATATATGTCATCAAGGACGGAAAATCTGTAGAGGAGGGAACTCATGAGGAACTTATAAATACTGGAAAATATTATTATAGTTTTTTAAATGAACAAGAATATGAATGTGGTATTGGATAG
- a CDS encoding S8 family serine peptidase, whose product MSRVKVAILDTGIDIKHDYLKENIIGGRSFILNDKNILIGDEYSDDNGHGSACASLIKKEFKDIDIFAIKILDSQGRSNIQVLEEALKFILKTDIRLINLSLSIKENKFQSDLYSICKELFLNGKIIVSSLANRYKSSYPCIFDNVIGVKGFILENKDSFWYNKDYDIQCVIDNNSYLSCSLNNSYQLFGKSNSQATARLTGKIAKVMSKYPKIELEGLNEELESLALKNRWSESDLLSSKRYYDNKVEPYDSNNYILKSVKETLKEVLKIDNKSEDIYDYNLFSNRVGLNDHNCFSVIRKMEEKFNIKIEYINVSRYDFVSVHTLTKLVELNINGQV is encoded by the coding sequence ATGAGCAGAGTGAAAGTAGCAATATTAGATACTGGAATAGATATTAAACATGACTATTTAAAAGAAAATATAATTGGAGGAAGGTCATTTATATTAAATGATAAAAATATATTAATTGGAGATGAATACAGTGATGATAATGGTCATGGGAGTGCTTGTGCATCTCTAATAAAAAAAGAATTTAAAGATATAGATATATTTGCAATTAAAATATTGGATAGTCAAGGAAGAAGCAATATACAAGTTCTTGAAGAAGCATTAAAATTTATATTGAAAACAGATATAAGGTTGATAAATTTAAGCTTATCAATAAAGGAAAATAAATTTCAAAGTGATTTATATAGTATATGTAAAGAATTATTTTTAAATGGGAAAATAATAGTAAGCTCACTTGCAAATAGATATAAATCAAGTTATCCATGTATATTTGATAATGTAATAGGAGTAAAAGGATTTATCTTAGAGAATAAGGATTCATTTTGGTACAATAAGGATTATGACATACAATGTGTAATAGACAACAATTCTTATTTAAGTTGTAGTTTAAATAACTCATATCAATTATTTGGGAAAAGCAACAGCCAAGCTACAGCTAGATTAACAGGAAAAATAGCTAAGGTTATGTCAAAATATCCCAAAATAGAATTGGAAGGTTTGAATGAAGAACTTGAATCTTTAGCATTAAAAAATAGATGGTCTGAGAGTGACTTATTATCAAGTAAAAGATATTATGATAATAAAGTTGAACCATATGACAGTAATAATTATATTTTAAAAAGTGTAAAGGAAACTTTGAAAGAAGTATTAAAAATAGATAATAAGAGTGAAGATATATATGATTATAATTTGTTTAGTAATAGAGTTGGTTTAAATGATCATAATTGTTTCAGTGTAATAAGAAAAATGGAAGAGAAATTTAATATAAAAATTGAATACATAAATGTCTCAAGATATGACTTTGTGTCAGTACATACTCTAACAAAACTTGTTGAGTTAAATATAAATGGACAAGTGTGA
- a CDS encoding ABC transporter ATP-binding protein, which produces MNILKTIDLCKIYGRKESRVEVLRNINIEIDKGEFVSIMGPSGSGKSTLLYLLGGIERATSGKIIVDNKDINIFSDITMSEYRRKKIGFVFQQYNLIPILTVEENIKLPLLMGKEKIDENYINELIDMLGLKDKRKSLPSQLSGGQQQRVAIGRALSTSPSIILADEPTGNLDSKNSDIVIDLLKMSTKRLNKTLLLVTHDNNIAKISDRVISIIDGKIKE; this is translated from the coding sequence ATGAATATATTAAAAACAATAGACTTGTGCAAGATATATGGGAGAAAGGAATCAAGAGTTGAAGTTCTAAGAAATATAAATATTGAAATTGATAAAGGCGAATTTGTATCAATAATGGGTCCAAGTGGAAGTGGAAAAAGCACATTGCTTTATTTATTAGGAGGTATTGAGAGAGCTACTTCTGGAAAAATAATTGTTGATAATAAGGATATAAATATATTTTCAGATATAACTATGTCAGAATATAGAAGGAAAAAAATTGGTTTTGTATTTCAACAGTATAATCTAATCCCAATACTTACAGTTGAAGAAAATATTAAACTTCCACTGTTAATGGGAAAAGAAAAAATTGATGAGAATTATATAAACGAATTAATAGATATGCTTGGGCTTAAAGATAAGAGGAAATCCCTTCCAAGTCAGTTATCTGGGGGTCAACAGCAAAGAGTTGCTATAGGACGAGCATTATCTACATCTCCAAGCATTATATTAGCAGATGAACCTACAGGAAATCTAGACAGTAAAAATAGCGATATAGTTATAGATCTTTTAAAGATGTCTACTAAAAGGCTTAATAAAACATTACTTCTTGTAACTCATGATAATAATATTGCCAAAATTTCAGATAGAGTTATTTCTATAATTGATGGGAAAATAAAAGAATAG
- a CDS encoding ABC transporter permease, whose product MNKDCFNLSKKYIKMYRKRSISIVLSMILSIALIVGIGSLLETTRYAEIQNMRYTQGIYHVIFSDLNKKQIKRIEDKANIANMGLKVYNASTSKEEKQLVELTLVNEDYIKSDSEIIKGRFPNKKNEMIAESWVLKNLSIKPDINQEIELKVKDDKKGFKKEKFKIVGIIKDRESHKAIANMELMLPLDLYNMDKINTYIAFKNNIDINNEINKIAKENSIPKENIRPHNDLIGLETSENKEIYNKFKIVLVVSLICGIVIYGIFNISIYNRMGEYGVLRAIGTNRNGMFKVILQELRILYFISIPIGIITGYLGAKIFYKLGENINTKFILNGEIIKIGLIFPADIIILSILSIGVIIILIAFLTCRNIMNNTIISLIKRSNDNVFERNFVSFSFFNRFVEFSKAISLKNIFRNKKTFFMIILSMCICGTMFVLLNYNGYLKEKRYPVYFSNLHMNSDFMMNIYNDNKSSGINESILEEIEKIEGVKNIESSQVTYSKLIMNNIKILNKDYFNDLNYYNKDTPKKEYLMNDKLIKETILKNNFRGYNDNALNRLKDYIIEGNIDINKIKENNLAIVYIPQINGKNPVPQVNGKSVVDIKPGDEISIKFRKDNIIDDKYYKLTDYDSEYVYKQFKVGAIVSYDYMHEAYNTTSNSVDVIVDQETFKASTGINDYYSVNINLDRGADDKNIEDKISKIISKSNAKRIILTNIVKQKQDVEILNKKIKIYNTGIVFIIFIITIINVINNIGYSIISRINEFGILIAIGANQKILNKMIVYEGISYGVLSSLVTVILSCILQKRIYLNSGVSSLGIEFSLLYWDYILITAVNIIIGAVTAHLQFKQIKSKRVVECINGVE is encoded by the coding sequence ATGAATAAAGATTGTTTTAATTTAAGTAAAAAATATATAAAAATGTATAGAAAAAGATCTATATCAATAGTACTAAGCATGATACTTTCTATAGCTCTCATTGTTGGTATCGGAAGTTTATTAGAGACAACAAGATATGCAGAAATACAAAATATGAGGTATACTCAAGGAATTTATCATGTAATATTTAGTGATTTGAATAAAAAACAGATTAAAAGGATTGAAGATAAAGCTAATATAGCTAACATGGGTTTGAAAGTATACAATGCTTCAACATCAAAAGAAGAAAAGCAATTAGTTGAGCTCACTTTAGTAAACGAAGATTATATAAAAAGCGACTCCGAAATAATAAAAGGAAGATTTCCAAATAAAAAAAATGAAATGATTGCTGAAAGTTGGGTATTGAAAAATTTAAGTATTAAACCTGACATTAATCAAGAAATTGAGTTGAAAGTTAAAGATGATAAAAAAGGATTTAAAAAAGAAAAATTCAAGATAGTTGGTATTATTAAAGATAGAGAGAGTCATAAGGCAATTGCTAATATGGAACTAATGTTACCACTTGATTTGTATAATATGGATAAAATAAATACATATATAGCATTTAAAAATAATATTGATATAAACAATGAAATAAATAAAATAGCAAAAGAAAATTCCATCCCTAAGGAAAATATCAGACCTCATAATGATTTAATAGGTTTAGAAACATCAGAAAATAAAGAAATTTATAATAAGTTTAAAATAGTTTTAGTAGTAAGTTTAATATGTGGAATTGTTATATATGGAATATTCAATATATCTATATATAACAGAATGGGAGAATATGGTGTATTAAGAGCAATAGGAACTAATAGAAATGGCATGTTTAAAGTTATATTACAAGAACTAAGAATTTTATATTTTATTTCGATACCTATAGGTATAATAACAGGATATTTAGGAGCTAAAATTTTTTATAAATTAGGTGAAAATATAAATACAAAATTTATATTAAATGGTGAAATCATAAAAATAGGTTTGATTTTTCCAGCAGACATAATAATTTTATCAATCTTATCAATTGGAGTTATTATAATATTAATAGCTTTTTTAACTTGTAGGAATATTATGAACAATACTATTATAAGTTTGATAAAAAGAAGCAATGATAATGTATTTGAAAGAAATTTTGTTAGTTTTAGTTTCTTTAATAGGTTTGTAGAATTTTCTAAGGCAATTTCTCTTAAAAATATATTTAGAAATAAAAAAACTTTTTTTATGATAATCCTTTCTATGTGTATTTGTGGAACTATGTTTGTTCTATTGAACTATAATGGGTATCTAAAAGAGAAGAGATATCCAGTTTATTTTTCTAATTTACATATGAATTCTGATTTTATGATGAATATATACAATGATAATAAGAGTAGTGGAATAAATGAAAGTATTTTAGAAGAGATAGAAAAAATTGAAGGTGTAAAAAATATAGAGTCATCTCAAGTTACATATTCAAAGTTAATAATGAATAATATAAAAATTTTGAATAAAGATTATTTTAATGATTTAAATTATTATAATAAAGATACTCCTAAAAAAGAGTATTTGATGAATGATAAATTAATAAAAGAGACTATTTTAAAGAACAACTTTAGAGGATATAATGATAATGCTCTTAATAGATTGAAAGATTATATTATAGAAGGAAATATAGATATAAATAAAATTAAAGAAAATAATTTGGCTATTGTATATATCCCTCAAATAAATGGAAAAAATCCTGTTCCACAAGTAAATGGAAAAAGTGTTGTAGATATAAAACCTGGTGACGAAATTAGTATAAAATTTAGGAAAGATAATATTATAGATGATAAGTATTATAAATTAACTGATTACGATTCAGAATATGTATATAAACAATTTAAAGTTGGAGCTATAGTATCATATGATTATATGCATGAAGCGTATAATACAACTAGTAATAGCGTGGATGTTATTGTCGACCAGGAAACATTTAAAGCTAGCACAGGTATAAATGATTATTATTCTGTTAATATCAACTTAGATAGAGGCGCAGATGATAAAAATATAGAAGATAAAATATCAAAAATCATATCAAAATCAAATGCTAAAAGAATAATATTGACAAATATAGTGAAGCAGAAACAAGATGTTGAGATATTAAATAAAAAAATCAAAATTTATAATACAGGAATAGTATTTATAATTTTTATAATTACTATTATAAATGTGATAAATAATATAGGATATAGCATAATCTCAAGAATCAATGAATTTGGAATATTAATAGCAATAGGAGCAAATCAAAAGATTTTAAATAAAATGATAGTATATGAAGGTATATCTTATGGAGTATTGTCAAGTTTAGTTACCGTTATATTATCATGTATTTTGCAGAAAAGAATATATCTCAATAGTGGAGTATCAAGTTTAGGAATAGAATTTAGCCTACTATATTGGGATTATATATTAATTACAGCAGTAAATATAATTATAGGAGCTGTAACTGCTCATTTGCAATTCAAGCAAATTAAAAGCAAACGTGTGGTTGAATGTATAAATGGAGTAGAATAA
- a CDS encoding 4Fe-4S cluster-binding domain-containing protein — translation MIVKFWVTNDCNLKCNYCYEGQDKAKKYMSKNVIDKAINYTLNYIKKLNTNELIVSIHGGEPFLAFEIIEYIVNCFRRQVDENRINISFATTTNGTIMNRKIKEFIIKDIKNITFSIDGARETHDMNRQFKNGNGTHHIVLRNANEILKYIPNMRIRTTFDSKSVRTLYEDVKFLIEGGFKCIVPAPNLFDKNWDEESLYILQAQVKKLKEYLEHKENVVVSILDKDLHFKKSCCVGGRSGFDIDPDGNLYPCILSVGINEFCIGNLKDGMDENKLEKILSYSKKINPECNGCDLYQYCDGARCKIINKIITGDYLLPPPMQCAMEKMRYKFNIKNIFI, via the coding sequence GTGATAGTTAAATTTTGGGTAACTAATGACTGTAATTTGAAGTGTAATTATTGCTATGAGGGCCAGGATAAAGCTAAAAAATACATGTCTAAAAATGTTATTGATAAGGCTATAAATTATACGTTGAACTACATTAAAAAATTAAATACAAATGAATTAATAGTTTCAATACATGGAGGAGAACCATTTTTAGCATTTGAAATAATTGAATATATAGTAAATTGTTTTAGAAGACAAGTGGATGAAAACCGTATAAATATTTCATTTGCAACTACTACAAATGGAACAATTATGAATAGAAAAATAAAAGAGTTTATTATAAAAGATATTAAAAATATAACTTTCAGCATTGATGGAGCTAGGGAAACACATGATATGAACAGACAGTTTAAAAATGGGAATGGAACTCATCATATAGTATTAAGAAATGCAAATGAAATACTTAAATATATTCCTAATATGAGAATAAGAACTACATTTGATAGTAAAAGTGTTAGAACTTTATATGAAGATGTTAAATTTCTGATTGAAGGTGGCTTTAAATGTATAGTGCCAGCTCCAAATTTATTTGATAAAAATTGGGATGAGGAATCATTATATATATTACAAGCTCAAGTTAAAAAATTGAAAGAATATTTAGAACACAAAGAAAATGTAGTGGTCAGTATACTTGATAAAGATTTACACTTTAAAAAAAGCTGTTGTGTTGGAGGAAGGTCAGGCTTTGATATAGATCCTGATGGAAACTTATATCCTTGTATTTTATCAGTTGGTATTAATGAATTTTGTATAGGGAATTTGAAGGATGGGATGGACGAAAATAAACTAGAAAAAATATTGAGCTATTCTAAAAAGATAAATCCAGAGTGTAATGGATGCGATTTATACCAGTACTGTGATGGAGCTAGATGTAAGATAATTAATAAAATAATTACAGGAGATTATCTTTTACCACCTCCTATGCAATGTGCTATGGAGAAAATGAGATATAAATTTAATATAAAAAATATCTTTATATAG
- a CDS encoding radical SAM protein: MTYEFSQYSKKIIYNNKVVLGNTKTGQWIRISQEVFNILDSSIENKISLEELKLNLYDDEDKNYIENLYKKLIFMGILDDGKNKPEFTNKIASVEMTHKCNLNCIHCGIDADSMKNSTKEDLTTSELKDILDKLILWNPERIMLSGGEPMIRNDFIELLKYLKDHYKGKIIISTNGTLINNENVEILAECASQIDISLDGYDEKTCSIIRGKGIFNKVIESVKLLQNNGFHQISLSIVTGDKNEYIEEKFRELSDKLKTKAIIRRFMSIGRGKDSKEIFLTTNDSEFKIPDKFLKRESRRPIKFFSCAAAKREVFITYNGDIYPCPSFMKSEYRLGNLNEIKNLEDTTNKYDNSKLYNISQSNCINCEVSLFCWSCMSEFKRIIKNERVFEKRCKKIRPILFEEIWGEKVCCDS; this comes from the coding sequence ATGACATATGAATTTAGTCAGTATAGTAAAAAAATTATATATAACAATAAAGTTGTATTAGGGAATACAAAAACTGGTCAATGGATAAGGATATCACAAGAAGTTTTCAATATATTGGATTCATCTATAGAGAATAAAATCTCATTAGAAGAATTAAAATTAAATCTGTATGATGATGAGGACAAGAATTATATTGAAAATCTATATAAAAAGCTAATTTTTATGGGAATACTTGATGATGGAAAAAATAAACCAGAGTTCACTAATAAAATAGCTTCAGTTGAGATGACACATAAATGTAATTTAAATTGTATCCATTGTGGAATAGATGCAGATAGTATGAAAAATAGTACAAAGGAAGACTTAACAACTTCTGAATTGAAAGATATATTAGACAAATTAATTTTATGGAATCCAGAAAGAATAATGTTAAGTGGTGGGGAGCCTATGATTAGAAATGATTTCATAGAACTATTAAAATATTTAAAAGATCATTACAAAGGAAAAATAATAATATCAACTAATGGGACTCTTATAAATAATGAAAATGTAGAAATATTAGCTGAATGTGCATCTCAAATTGATATAAGTTTAGATGGATATGATGAAAAAACATGTTCAATTATAAGAGGAAAAGGTATTTTTAACAAGGTTATTGAAAGTGTAAAACTTCTACAAAACAATGGATTTCATCAAATAAGTTTATCTATAGTAACAGGTGATAAAAATGAATACATAGAAGAGAAGTTCAGAGAATTAAGCGATAAACTAAAAACAAAAGCTATTATAAGAAGATTTATGAGTATTGGAAGAGGTAAAGATAGTAAGGAAATATTTTTGACAACTAATGATTCAGAATTTAAGATTCCAGACAAATTTTTAAAGAGAGAAAGCAGAAGACCTATTAAATTTTTCAGTTGCGCTGCAGCTAAAAGAGAAGTTTTCATAACATACAATGGAGATATATATCCTTGTCCATCTTTTATGAAGTCAGAATATAGACTAGGTAATTTAAATGAAATCAAAAATTTAGAAGATACAACTAATAAATATGATAATAGCAAATTGTATAACATTAGTCAATCAAACTGTATTAATTGTGAAGTTAGTTTATTTTGCTGGTCTTGTATGTCTGAATTTAAAAGAATAATTAAGAATGAAAGAGTTTTTGAAAAAAGGTGTAAAAAAATCAGACCAATATTATTTGAAGAAATTTGGGGAGAGAAGGTTTGTTGTGATAGTTAA
- a CDS encoding LytTR family transcriptional regulator, whose translation MELELETHNFFRCHKSFLVNLKQIEYLKKGVISIYSDNIPVSKHN comes from the coding sequence ATGGAGCTAGAATTAGAAACTCATAATTTTTTTAGATGTCATAAAAGCTTTTTAGTCAATCTAAAGCAGATTGAGTATTTAAAAAAAGGTGTGATTTCAATTTATAGTGATAATATACCTGTAAGTAAGCATAATTAA
- a CDS encoding TraR/DksA C4-type zinc finger protein, whose amino-acid sequence MSFVEELWKKAIEFHGHECPGLAIGFKAALAAREYLGCKQSGDEEIVCISENDACGIDGIQVVLSCTMGKGNLLLRMTGKSVYHFFNRENGKSIRIYVKSKPFDMDREGYKKYLLESEFEDIFEITDTKLRLPEKARIFKSLKCEVCGEFAPEQYIRIQNTKKVCLDCFSKYERFYEED is encoded by the coding sequence GTGAGTTTTGTGGAGGAATTATGGAAAAAAGCAATTGAATTTCATGGTCATGAATGTCCAGGTTTAGCTATAGGATTTAAAGCGGCACTTGCAGCAAGAGAATATTTAGGATGTAAACAATCAGGAGATGAGGAAATTGTATGTATTTCTGAAAATGATGCATGTGGAATAGATGGTATACAAGTTGTATTAAGTTGTACAATGGGTAAAGGGAATTTGCTGCTTAGAATGACAGGGAAATCAGTATACCATTTTTTTAATAGGGAAAATGGAAAGTCTATAAGAATATATGTAAAGTCAAAACCATTTGATATGGATAGAGAAGGGTATAAAAAATACTTATTGGAAAGTGAATTTGAAGATATATTTGAAATTACAGACACAAAATTAAGACTTCCAGAAAAGGCAAGAATATTTAAGTCTCTTAAATGTGAAGTGTGTGGAGAGTTTGCACCTGAGCAATATATAAGAATTCAAAATACAAAAAAAGTATGTCTTGATTGTTTTAGTAAATATGAAAGGTTTTATGAAGAAGATTAA